The DNA sequence ataACATCtcgtgcagcagcaccagcagctgtaaTAACTATAtcacatgcagcagcagcagctgtaataACATCtcgtgcagcagcaccagcagctgtaaTAACTATAtcacatgcagcagcagcagttcctGTAATAACATCATATCTTGCAGcagcatgtttacctggagtttacctggagagagttccgggggtcaacgcccccgcggcccggtctgtgaccaggcctcatggtggatcagagcctgatcaacgaggttgttactgctggctgcacgcaatccaacgtacgagccacagcccggctggtcaggtaccgactttaggtgcttgtccagtgcctgcttgaagacagccaggggtctattggtaatctcccttatgtatgctgggaggcagttgaacagtctcgggcccctgacacttagtgtgttgtctcttaacgtgttagtgacacccctgcttttcattggggggatgttgcatcgtctgccgagtcttttgctttcgtagtggttGTTTttagtgtgcaagttcggtactagtccgtctaggacccacataaaggatcacttggacaacgaaatatggatcccaggttacaacctatacagatgtgacagtgtgaacaggcaaaaggggaggggggttggcctgtatatcgcagtcacttgtttgcacagaactgcttaatgcctcaaatgatgtagtggaagttttagcagtaaagatcgagaaccaaaacctagtcattgtggtagtctacaagcctcaagatgcaacgtcccagcaattccaggaacagctgttaaaaattgaccactgtctggaaaatctgccagctcctgcccccaaaaTTTTGCTCCTGGTGGATTTCAacctgttagtgaagatgaggtccagtgtaacatcccgtgcagcagcagcagcagcagcagcagcagcagcagaggaagcagcagcagaggcagcagcagcagaggcagtagcagcagtagaggcagcagaatcagcagcagaggcagcagcagtaaagcagcagcagcaataggtgcagcaacaacagcaggagatACAGCAGAAatgcaacatcagcagcagcagcagcagcagcagaggcagcagcagcagaggcagcatcagcagaggcagtagcagcagtagaggcagcagaagcagcagcagaggcagcagcagtaaagcagcagcagcaataggtgcagcaacaacagcaggagatACAGCAGAAatgcaacatcagcagcaggagATGCAGCAGAAGTAGGGGCAGCATCAgatgcagcagaagcagcaggagcagcaacagaagcaacaacaacaacaacaacaacaacagcagcagaagatacagcagaaacagcaacatcagcagcaggagatgcaacacaagcagcagcagcagcagcagatgcaacagaagcaacagagacagaagaagcagcagtagcagcagcaaaggcagcaacaacaccagaagaggcagctgcagcagcagaggcagcaacaacagcttaggcagcagcagcagcagcagcagcagcagcagcaggagatgcaacagaagcaacggaggcagcagcagcagaggcagcaacaacaccagcagatgcagctgcagcagcagaggcagcaacaacagcttaggcagcagcagcagcagaggcagcagcagcagaggcagcagcagcagcagaggcagcagcagaggcagcagcagcagcagaggcagcagcagaggcagcagcagaggcagcagcagcagcagaggcagcagcagcagcagcagaggcagcagcagcagcaacagaggctgcagcagcagcagcagcagcagcggcggcagcagcagaggcagcagcagcagcacaggcagcagcagcagcagcagcagcagcagcagcagaggcagcagcagcaggagcagcagaagcagcagcagaggcagcagcagcagcagcagaggcagcagcagcagcagcagaggcagcagcagcagcagcagcagcagcagcagcagaggctgcagcagcagcagcagcggcagcagcggcagcggcagcggcagcagcagcagcagctgcagcatcagcagcagcagcggcagcagcagaggcagcagcagcagcagaggcagcagcagcagcagcagaagcagcagcagcagcagcagaggcagcagcagcagcagaggcagcagtagcagcagcagaggcagcagtagcagcagcagcagcagaggcagcagcagcaacagaggcagcagcaacagcagaggcagcagcagcagcagcagcagcagcagaggcagcagcagcagcagcagcagaggcagcagcagcagcagcagaggcagcagcagcagcagcagaggcagcagcagcagagacagcatcagcatcagcagaggcagcagcagcagaggcagaagcagcagcagaggcagcagcagcagcagaggcagcagcagcagcagaggcagcagcagcagcaatagaggcagcagcagcagcagaggcagcagcaccagcagacgcagcagcagcagcagcagcagatgcagcaccaccagcagcagcagaggcagcagcagcagcagcagaggcagcagcagcagcagaggcagcagtagcagcagcagaggcagcagtagcagcagcagcagcagaggcagcagcagcaacagaggcagcagcaacagcagaggcagcagcagcagcagcagcagcagaggcagcagcagcagaggcagcagcagcagcagcagaggcagcagcagcagcagcagcagaggcagcagcagcagaggcagcagcagaagtagcagcagcagaggcagcagcagcatcagcagaggcagcagcagcagaggcagaagcagcagcagaggcagcagcagcagcagaggcagcagcagcagcagaggcagcagcagcagcaatagaggcaacagcagcagcagaggcagcagcaacagcagaggcagcagcagcagcagaggcagcagcagcagcagaggcagcagcagcagcagcagaggcagcagcagcagcagaggcagcagcagcagaggcagcagcagaagtagcagcagcagaggcagcagcagcatcagcagaggcagcagcagcagaggcagaagcagcagcagaggcagcagcagcagcagaggcagcagcagcagcagaggcagcagcaacagaggcagcagcagcagagacagcagcagtagcagaggcagcagcagcagtagcagcagcaacagcagcagtagcagtagcagcagcagcagcagcagcagcagcagcagcagtagcagcagcagcagcagcagcagcagcagcagcagcagcagcagcagtagcagcagcagcagcagcagcagcagcagcagcagcagtcgcagcagcagcagcagcagtagcagtagcagcagcagcagcagcagcagtagcagcagcagcagtagcagcagcagtagcagcagcagtagcagcagcagtagcagcagcagcagcagcagcagcagccgcagccgcagccgcagcagcagcagcacacccaGTGGTGGACATCTTGGAGCCAGTGTCTGAGTGCTAGTGTTTACACTGTCATTTAATTAACCCCTTTAAAGGTCCCCCTTTAATCTGACCTTAAAAGTTGGCGCACTGGACGTCCAGGAGGAAGTCACCTTCACCATTACACTTCTTCCATCGTCATtcaagaaggaggagaaggagaaaagAAGAAGGAGAACCAGCAGCTAATCAGGAAAAATATATCAGAGGAAAAAATTGCGCCCCTGGACCTTAACCTATTTAGTGGACCCAATTTGGCCACCCCTAACAACCCAATTCCATCTATATAAGAACTTCTCAGTCAGTAATGGGAAGGAGTAAGAACAACCTCACTTAACCAGCTCTACCAGTAGATTTAACATATTATCATGGCGTAAGtaatgttatttatatttttggTTGTAAATTTCTAGTTTAGAGTCATTTCTAGGGGATGACCATATGCTAGTGAAGGGGTTTTAATCCTAGGAATTGGAGCTAATGCTTTCTTGGGACACCCTCCCATTCCCCATGTGCCGTAtagacgggtttagcgcttccctagaacataacaataataataagaatgataattataataatacagtccCAGGGAGGACATTTTATATATtccgtatatatacatataatattttCAACCATATGTTCCTTGCTAAGTGGGACCGTGCGTGTTTGGAGCTTCCCCATACATGGAATAATAATCCTTACTATTATGTTAATTTCAGACTGTATCTTACAGGTTTCTTCTGTATTCCACAGTGAGGCTTTAAATTGTATGATATTCCAAGGaccttaatggaaataagtcattgatttttttatttaaagtaATTTACGCTATGTATGATTattatacttgtgtacctgtacctaaataaacttattatctTACAGATTTCAACTGTATCTTACAGCTTGactaaataataagatattacaaggacccttATGAAAttcaagtcactctgacttttttggttataCTAGGTAATTGACGCGTTATTATGAATGATAatagtacttatgtgtacttgtacctaaataaacttattaataTTTACTTTTTACATTTTTTCATTGAAACAGCTTAATGGATGGAAAAGATCATTTAACTTTCACAAAAAATGGTCAAAAAATAATCTGTTAGTTTTAATATGTAGTAATATGTTGGAATGGTTAaggtgttgtgctggtgatggtcaGACAGATGGTTTGAACTGCCAATAGATTTAATATATAAAATAGGATGATAACCTTCATAAACCTAGGTCAAGTTGGGTTATTTTTTGTATTACAAAAGTTACATAATATTGGGACATTTTTGAATAGTCATAAAGATTTAAAAGATTTTCTAGTTAGGTTTCTTACGGCTTTAGtgctccccttgattataataataatctagttaggttaagttaacttTAGTTTAGCAGTGACGGCTATTGAACCAGccgaaatataaacatatattgAACTGTGTTGCTTGATATGTTGCAGTTAACTATTTTCAATTGATACTCTTTTTGTGGCTTTTATAGTTTTATGTAACTTAGCCTAATCTAATCTATTAACTAGTTGCTACCCAACTGCCCTGTCAATTGACTTTAACAAACTGTTACACAAATAGACACTCTCTATTTAGAATAGGTTAGGTTACTGCAAAACACTATTGTAGATATACAAATGACGATTTATGCTGATTTAACATAAGATTATTTAGATTCCTCAAAAGAATTTAAAATCATTGGCTTTCCCATTTTATCTTATCTAGACACAAATTCAAGTATTGTGGGTTCGTTTTATGTAAATTCACAATGCAGTGCCCAACTTCTATTGGTAATTCCATGTGTACTGTACTCCTTCATCATATATGATCAATAGGATTTCCAAAACGTGTTGAAGATTCTTATTTTGTGGGATTAAGTGTTGATAAAGGGAAATAACTCACTttgatttttggggttatcctaggtaatttacactatgtatgataattgtacttatgtgtacgtgtacctaaataaacttgcttaatTATTGTGCTTAGTACAGCTGCCATAGGTGGTTGTACAGTATAAAGTCAGGGATACCTATACAGTATGTATATCACTCCTAACATACTCTATACTACAGTGTATATAGcacatacaatttttttttttttttttcaacaagtcggccgtctcccaccgaggcagggtgacccaaaaaagaaagaaaatccccaaaaagaaaatactttcatcatcattcaacactttcaccacactcgcacattatcactgtttttgcagaagtgctcagaatacaacagtctagaagcatacacatataaagatacacaacatatccctccaaactgccaatatcccaaacccctcctttaaagtgcaggcattgtacttcccatttccaggacataCAAATATGTAATCATATTAGTTACATAAAAGTGACATATAGTGATGGCTTAAACTAGAATATCACTATGTATATAAAAATAGCTGAAATGGGTCTCCTTCCTTGTGTGTTATCAAGTTTACAGTCTTGTAGTAATTTATTCAGAGATAGTTGTCAAGTTTGTATACTCTGAGAAGTGTGTACTGTATGTCACAGTGAATGTTCACTGAGAGTTACTTTATTCTTCATTTTAGGGAATAAAGTCCTGTGATATGGAACGTTAATGACCCTTGTTCAGTCAAAAGGCTGTAATCCTAACGAGCAGACTCTTGTACAGATTCCTCCAAAAAGGAAAAGAtctattgtaaagtaaaaggactcaagtgcaactaatgtgtcattttattgtggcaacgtttcactctccaggagctttgtcaagctgtaacggcttaacaaagctcttggagagcgaaatgttgccacaataaaatgtcatgttagttacacttgtgtccttttactttacatattatcggtaattctaccaacatatatacaaaaGAGCTATTAAAACAAGCATATAAACAATGTTAATTTGTTAATGATTTTTAATTGGGGTTGGCTATGATTGTTTTGGTAAACTTCTGCTCAGAAGTTGTCTTTTGTTTTTTTTCTACTTGTTGACTTTGGGCCATTTGTCTTCATGCTTGTTAAAGTTTCTTTACCTTCTTGAATTTGCATGACGTAGGCTCCGGCTCTCACTCCTGCTTATTGACTTTCGAACCACTCTTGTGGTTGAGTGAAGATTTATGTAGTGCTCTTGcagtttttgtattttttttgtggtttttgtagtgtttttgcaATTTCTGTAGTTTTATTGTAGAAGAAATAATTAAAACCACTAGAAAACTATCTTCAAAAAACAAATcattaaaattaaatgaaaataaAAGATTTTTTCTAACTGTTCATTGCAAAGAGGGCTGGttgtatatacagcctctccttacttaatgACAgaattccattcctaagaccatgtcggtaaatgaattcaaTGCTAAGCAGGGAGCatactacagttgtagtgtgTTTATGTCATCCATCTTTgaaattgttttaatgtcaccgtTGCACCATacataacatttttagtatatttttaaatgtttatgcactacatagtgtattgtatattgtaataaacaggatagaggaaatcagctctaatattcaTTATTTCGGTATGCTTACTGGTCacagagcccatcgtaagtccaagtcgttggtaaacgagtacatcactaagtgaggagaggctgtactctgAAACCTTCCTTTCTGTATTAAATATTCCAGATTTGACTAATTTTTTCCTCCTTGCAGTccccaaagagaaagaaagggCAACCCCAATGCCTTACTAGATGTAGGTGGAcgagatgatgatggtgatagtgatgatgacttCCAAACCAGTCGTGTCAGTTTTTCCACATCCGTCACATCGACCACTAGGAGAAGGATAATGGTGCCTAGTCATATTTCTCCCAAAAATAAGGAAAATAAACCCAAGAAAAATAAACCAATCATTTGTCAAAAATCGCAGGTTTGAATATGATCAAGTTTTATGGTTTCAGTCATGTACAAATTTAATAACAGTATGTGCAATAATAGGTGTTAAAAAGGCATTCATGGAAATTGTTCAGTTATGTTATATAAAAGTAGTATAGATAATTTATTACTGGTTTCCCTTACTTTATGTGGTTAAGTTTTAATTAATTTCATGTTATGTGAATTTTTATTTTGTGCTGTTACCTCATTTCTACCAGTAATTCGCTGTGTGCGGTATAAATTCTCTCTTATGCAATCATCCAAGTGCAGCACCAATTGATATTCGAATAGTATCCCTTCTAATACTGCTATGGGAAATTCAATGATCATATTTTGAGCAAAATCCTGTGGCTGGTTTTCAGTTTGTCTTGTGTCAAGTCAAATGAATATAAATACCAAGGCAGATGAAGTAAGATGACACAAATTCAGGATTACATTCTACATATTTTGGTTTAACTTTATGTGCCATTGGGCAGAAATATATCTATCGCGTAAAGTGAAGCATacctgtacagtactgtatttttgTGTCTAATGTGTGTTTTTTTTACTTTCGCTGTTAGCTGTAGTAATTTAGAGTGTACTTCCAGAGTCAGGAGCTGAAGAAATTACACGTGCTAAGGAATGTGGATGCAGAGAGAAAACGTGTAGGGCATTGTGTTAATTATTCCAGCCGTAACATTGTTCATTATTTAAGAAATGTTACACATGGATCACGGCCATTGTTCTGGCAGTACCAGGTAATGTAATGCAAATGTAACACCTACTTAATTTAATAAGCAAGTAACCAGCTTAATTTATGTAAAACTACTAGGTTATTCCTTATTGCATGTGGTACAGCTTAatgctacagtaataataataataatagacatcAGAttgagagggagtatggaggaagtgaatgtatttaggTATGTATTTGGAAATGTGTTGACAGATGGGTCTTTGAATGGTGAGGTGGATCATAGGATAGAATAAGGTTTAAAAAAAAGTAGGCAGGGTATTGAGGCATATGTGGAAGAAAAATTATAAATGGAAGCAAACATAATAATTCAGCAGAGTACATATTACTAACACCTTTGTATGGTTGTGAGGTATGGTCTTTACATGTTGCAGCAATTGGAGGATGTGTGTAGTAGTAATGTTATGTTTAACCCATTGTCCAGATCCCTGATCTGAAAGTTGTCCACAAGTCCAAGAATTtaacaaaatattttttgttatttttcttatgaaatggtagagaatctttttctgaaggtattaaaaaaataagtacgaaatttgatggaaaattgatgacaCTATGCTTTTGCGAATTTTGctatgtcagtgatatttacacatcggcgattttgcccactttgagccctattttaagccagttacattgttccagtagaccaaattcttagctgttttGCTAGTATGTCTTCCAATCAactattttaactacccaataaagtgattagaaattggtaatttggcctaAGGGGCCCATATACGTTAGCACCTGAACTTCTTTATTTTTCgtttgatttctttcattttttttttgtacgtaaagaagcagCTTTCCAttttaatgtgaccaagtttcaataagatagctcaaaaaacaactgagaaaaaaattatttactaatcaTACATATTGCAAGTTACTGTCGAAgtgggacttggagaagctgttttggcattatctgcgcataaaacaatgctaaactgtatttaTCATGGTTAACTTTACTGTAATTTATCCtatcttcattcttaaaaaaaataaagtttgtatggttttgacattcagccaaatatctgacttttgccctcacaaaaataaaaaacaaattatgatatctcaaaatGATTCTCACCAGCTTGTAAAACATTCTTTCCTTTATGTTGTTTGTGAATTTCATTgcattcctgctattattaacgacAGTAAGTCaatatatatgtgaa is a window from the Cherax quadricarinatus isolate ZL_2023a chromosome 68, ASM3850222v1, whole genome shotgun sequence genome containing:
- the LOC138854749 gene encoding LOW QUALITY PROTEIN: myristoylated alanine-rich C-kinase substrate-like (The sequence of the model RefSeq protein was modified relative to this genomic sequence to represent the inferred CDS: inserted 1 base in 1 codon), whose protein sequence is MQQKQRRQQQQRQQQHQQMQLQQQRQQQQLRQQQQQXAAAAEAAAAAEAAAEAAAAAEAAAEAAAEAAAAAEAAAAAAEAAAAATEAAAAAAAAAAAAAEAAAAAQAAAAAAAAAAAEAAAAGAAEAAAEAAAAAAEAAAAAAEAAAAAAAAAAAEAAAAAAAAAAAAAAAAAAAAAASAAAAAAAEAAAAAEAAAAAAEAAAAAAEAAAAAEAAVAAAEAAVAAAAAEAAAATEAAATAEAAAAAAAAAEAAAAAAAEAAAAAAEAAAAAAEAAAAETASASAEAAAAEAEAAAEAAAAAEAAAAAEAAAAAIEAAAAAEAAAPADAAAAAAADAAPPAAAEAAAAAAEAAAAAEAAVAAAEAAVAAAAAEAAAATEAAATAEAAAAAAAAEAAAAEAAAAAAEAAAAAAAEAAAAEAAAEVAAAEAAAASAEAAAAEAEAAAEAAAAAEAAAAAEAAAAAIEATAAAEAAATAEAAAAAEAAAAAEAAAAAAEAAAAAEAAAAEAAAEVAAAEAAAASAEAAAAEAEAAAEAAAAAEAAAAAEAAATEAAAAETAAVAEAAAAVAAATAAVAVAAAAAAAAAAAVAAAAAAAAAAAAAAAVAAAAAAAAAAAAVAAAEEVTFTITLLPSSFKKEEKEKRRRRTSS